From Ignisphaera aggregans DSM 17230, the proteins below share one genomic window:
- a CDS encoding acetyl/acyl transferase related protein (COGs: COG1207 N-acetylglucosamine-1-phosphate uridyltransferase (contains nucleotidyltransferase and I-patch acetyltransferase domains)~InterPro IPR001451:IPR018357~KEGG: cma:Cmaq_0413 acetyl/acyl transferase related protein~SPTR: A8MBR5 Acetyl/acyl transferase related protein~PFAM: Bacterial transferase hexapeptide (three repeats)) → MVFIGKRAKILTRFVGDNVDIYGESFVGTNSFIDSYTTIGFPIRAKLKSLSNTDMKNINEILDEISEGSFIGNNVVIRRGSIIYERTTIKENVEFGHNVLVRENTIIGAGCKIGSGTIIDGEVLIGENTVVQSFVYIPPKVKIGSNVFIAPRVTFTNDRYPPSKRLIETIIEDDVVIGANSTIIAGITIGKGAIIAAGSVVTKSVKPYSVVMGVPAKVVMDRNEYEQRKRLYEESEIFPIR, encoded by the coding sequence ATGGTTTTTATAGGTAAGAGGGCAAAGATTTTAACAAGATTTGTGGGAGATAATGTAGATATATATGGAGAAAGTTTTGTAGGTACCAATAGCTTTATAGATAGCTATACAACTATAGGTTTTCCAATTAGGGCAAAGCTTAAGTCTCTATCCAATACAGATATGAAGAACATTAATGAGATTCTTGATGAGATTAGTGAAGGATCTTTTATAGGTAATAATGTGGTAATACGTAGAGGGTCTATAATCTATGAAAGAACAACGATAAAGGAGAATGTAGAATTTGGCCATAATGTCTTAGTTAGAGAGAATACTATTATTGGTGCTGGATGTAAAATTGGAAGTGGAACTATAATTGATGGTGAGGTACTTATAGGTGAAAATACAGTTGTACAATCCTTTGTCTATATACCTCCAAAAGTAAAGATAGGATCAAATGTATTTATAGCTCCTAGGGTAACGTTTACAAATGATAGATATCCTCCAAGTAAAAGACTTATTGAGACTATAATAGAGGATGATGTAGTAATAGGTGCAAATTCAACAATTATTGCAGGTATTACAATAGGGAAAGGCGCTATAATAGCTGCTGGCTCTGTTGTCACAAAGAGTGTTAAACCTTATAGCGTTGTAATGGGTGTACCGGCGAAGGTTGTTATGGATAGAAATGAATATGAACAACGAAAGAGGTTATATGAAGAATCAGAAATATTTCCAATTAGATAG
- a CDS encoding replicative DNA polymerase I (COGs: COG0417 DNA polymerase elongation subunit (family B)~InterProIPR017966:IPR006134:IPR006133:IPR006172:IPR 017964~KEGG: hbu:Hbut_1274 DNA polymerase I~PFAM: DNA polymerase B region; DNA polymerase B exonuclease~PRIAM: DNA-directed DNA polymerase~SMART: DNA-directed DNA polymerase B~SPTR: A2BM93 DNA polymerase~PFAM: DNA polymerase family B; DNA polymerase family B, exonuclease domain), producing the protein MARQKSIYEFLKKETAKNSDRKPISKDGKEQNNIEIHGSFSNDVSGNTSSTVQSMSSSTGTQDANAISKTFEASITRLIISNTVSLQNPTTVRIFSERIFVDKIDYGYLLETYYDGELGKAVLVFFDPHTQKLLFWYDKTGHKPYFLTDLPPEKINKMPEIVRHQSFEGVEIIEKYDLLFNTKRRLTKIITKDPLAVRTLRTKTPIAWEADIKYHINYIYDRRLIPGMPYRVVNSSIEEISELSEETLRETILNNLDVAKQLSDIDIAIIFSRIFESKWFSPKRIALDIEVYTPYEGRVPSPESAEYPIMAIALASNDGIRKVFVLHRENIENTSELPQDVDIEIYDSEHAMIIDALRIVYQYPIVLTFNGDNFDLRYLYVRAQKLGIPKDFLGIEIRRVVKGNKIEYEATLRTSLHVDLYKFFSNKAIQVYAFEGRYKEVNLDSVSQALLNIGKIQLDRELGKVDLGTLVRYNFRDAHLTLELTLFSDELVWKLIILLMRISKLGLENLCRTTVSVWIKNLFYWEHRRRGYLIPRKEDIVRLKGKKITEATIKGKKYAGAIVIDPPQGLFFNVVVLDFASLYPSIMKRWNLSYETVDPDENSCNHIENILDERDNVVHKVCLDRPGITSEIVGLMRDFRVKIYKKKAKDKNIDPSLRNWYDVVQRAMKVYINAAYGVFGADTFPLYAPSVAESVTALGRRVITSTIKKARELNLRVLYGDTDSLFVWNPDPKSLEELKKWVEKEFGLELETDKTYKFVAFALKKNYVGVLPNNEVDIKGMVGKKRNTPEFIKMLFSEIVNQITSIEDPEEAFKVIDSVRNKLEEYYIMLKYKLLTLDDVAFHMALTKPLSEYKKTTPQHVKAGLMLQRYGVNITAGDIITFVKVKSKDGVKPIQLAKISEIDVQKYIEAMRSTLEQLFTALNISWDDVTGSSKL; encoded by the coding sequence ATGGCTAGACAGAAATCAATTTATGAATTTCTAAAGAAGGAGACAGCAAAAAATAGTGATAGAAAACCTATTAGCAAGGATGGCAAGGAGCAAAATAATATAGAAATACATGGCTCATTCAGTAATGATGTGTCTGGAAATACATCTTCTACAGTACAATCGATGAGTAGTTCTACTGGTACACAGGATGCAAATGCAATTAGTAAAACATTTGAAGCATCTATTACACGTCTAATTATCTCTAACACCGTTTCTCTACAGAATCCAACTACAGTAAGAATATTTTCTGAGAGAATATTTGTTGATAAGATTGATTATGGTTATCTTCTCGAAACATACTATGATGGAGAGTTGGGCAAAGCTGTTCTAGTTTTCTTTGATCCGCATACTCAAAAACTTCTATTCTGGTATGATAAAACGGGTCATAAACCATATTTCTTAACAGATCTCCCACCAGAGAAAATCAATAAGATGCCTGAGATTGTACGTCATCAATCATTTGAAGGAGTTGAAATTATAGAGAAGTATGATCTGCTTTTCAATACAAAGCGTAGATTGACGAAGATTATAACTAAGGATCCGCTGGCTGTAAGAACCTTGAGAACAAAAACCCCAATTGCATGGGAAGCTGATATTAAGTATCATATTAACTATATATATGATAGAAGGCTTATACCTGGTATGCCATATAGGGTTGTGAATAGCTCTATAGAGGAAATATCAGAATTAAGTGAAGAGACACTGAGAGAAACAATATTAAATAATCTTGATGTAGCTAAACAGCTAAGCGATATTGATATAGCAATAATTTTTTCAAGAATATTTGAATCTAAATGGTTTTCACCAAAGAGAATCGCATTAGATATAGAAGTATATACTCCATATGAAGGGAGAGTCCCATCACCAGAATCGGCTGAATATCCAATAATGGCAATAGCTCTAGCTTCTAATGATGGAATAAGAAAAGTTTTTGTATTGCATAGAGAAAACATTGAGAACACTTCAGAATTGCCACAAGATGTAGATATAGAGATCTATGACTCTGAACATGCAATGATAATTGATGCTCTACGTATCGTCTATCAATATCCAATAGTTCTTACATTTAATGGCGATAATTTTGATCTTCGATATCTCTATGTTCGTGCTCAAAAACTTGGAATACCAAAGGATTTTCTAGGTATAGAGATTAGGAGAGTAGTAAAAGGGAATAAGATTGAATATGAAGCAACATTGAGAACCTCTCTCCATGTAGATCTATATAAGTTCTTCAGTAATAAGGCAATACAAGTCTATGCATTTGAAGGTAGATATAAGGAGGTGAATCTAGATAGCGTATCACAAGCACTTCTAAACATTGGTAAGATTCAGCTAGATAGAGAACTTGGAAAGGTTGACTTAGGAACTCTTGTTCGTTACAATTTTAGAGATGCTCACCTTACATTAGAGTTAACATTATTTTCTGATGAACTGGTATGGAAATTGATTATCTTGCTTATGCGTATAAGTAAGCTAGGACTAGAAAATCTTTGTAGGACTACAGTATCTGTTTGGATAAAAAATCTATTCTATTGGGAGCATAGAAGAAGAGGATATCTAATACCAAGAAAGGAAGATATTGTAAGATTGAAGGGAAAGAAAATAACAGAGGCAACAATAAAAGGAAAGAAATATGCTGGAGCTATAGTTATAGATCCTCCACAAGGTCTATTCTTTAATGTTGTTGTCCTTGACTTTGCATCACTATATCCCTCTATAATGAAACGATGGAACCTTAGCTATGAAACTGTAGACCCTGATGAAAATAGTTGTAACCATATAGAAAATATCCTTGATGAACGTGATAATGTTGTACACAAAGTATGTCTAGATAGACCAGGTATTACATCAGAGATTGTAGGACTTATGAGGGATTTTAGAGTTAAGATATATAAGAAGAAGGCTAAAGATAAAAATATAGATCCATCACTAAGAAATTGGTATGATGTTGTTCAAAGAGCTATGAAGGTCTATATAAATGCAGCATACGGTGTCTTTGGTGCTGATACATTCCCATTATATGCACCATCTGTAGCAGAAAGTGTAACAGCATTAGGCCGTAGAGTCATCACCTCCACGATTAAAAAAGCTAGAGAGTTAAATCTACGTGTTTTATATGGAGATACAGATTCGTTATTTGTATGGAACCCTGATCCAAAGAGCCTTGAGGAACTCAAAAAATGGGTTGAAAAAGAGTTTGGCCTAGAGCTTGAAACTGATAAGACATACAAATTTGTAGCCTTTGCCTTAAAGAAGAATTATGTTGGTGTGTTACCAAATAATGAAGTAGATATAAAAGGAATGGTAGGAAAGAAGAGAAATACTCCAGAATTTATTAAGATGCTGTTTTCAGAGATTGTAAATCAAATTACGTCTATAGAGGATCCTGAAGAGGCATTTAAAGTTATAGATAGTGTGAGAAATAAACTGGAAGAGTATTATATAATGTTAAAATATAAATTGCTTACATTGGATGATGTTGCTTTTCATATGGCTTTAACAAAACCTCTTTCAGAATACAAAAAAACTACTCCACAACATGTAAAAGCTGGCCTAATGCTTCAAAGATATGGTGTAAATATAACTGCAGGTGATATCATAACTTTTGTAAAGGTTAAGAGTAAGGATGGTGTAAAACCTATTCAATTAGCAAAAATCTCAGAGATAGATGTTCAGAAATATATAGAGGCTATGCGATCAACACTTGAACAGTTATTCACAGCACTAAACATATCTTGGGATGATGTAACGGGGAGTAGCAAACTTTAG
- a CDS encoding Uncharacterized conserved protein UCP032756 (COGs: COG5399 conserved hypothetical protein~InterPro IPR017006~KEGG: sto:ST1427 hypothetical protein~PFAM: Uncharacterised conserved protein UCP032756~SPTR: Q971C6 Putative uncharacterized protein ST1427~PFAM: Uncharacterized protein conserved in archaea (DUF2286)) yields MKILILRAEYGEIKEKMISEGDLNKILKEVIIRTLDLWDPNKSDLIVVRHSQEITIKLPIKKEQYDLYSQFNLRRKGDYASFDVPLYLVSFENQWIDNNIVDSKVFVVSPYIDDYVSEKIEELAINITSPENEKEGEEEELEE; encoded by the coding sequence TTGAAGATCCTAATACTAAGGGCAGAATATGGTGAAATAAAAGAGAAGATGATCTCAGAGGGAGATCTCAATAAAATTTTAAAAGAGGTTATTATTAGAACTCTTGATCTATGGGATCCAAATAAGTCAGATCTAATTGTTGTAAGACATAGCCAAGAGATAACTATTAAGTTACCGATAAAAAAGGAGCAATACGATTTGTATTCTCAATTCAATCTTAGAAGAAAGGGAGATTATGCTTCCTTTGATGTTCCTTTATACTTGGTTAGTTTTGAAAATCAATGGATTGATAATAATATTGTTGATTCAAAAGTTTTCGTAGTATCTCCATATATAGATGACTATGTTTCAGAAAAAATAGAAGAATTAGCAATAAATATAACATCACCTGAAAATGAAAAAGAAGGTGAAGAGGAAGAACTAGAAGAATAA
- a CDS encoding conserved hypothetical protein (KEGG: sai:Saci_1540 hypothetical protein~SPTR: Q4J8M5 Conserved protein), which produces MSTIKKLILVTAKHLPQHKYFELLAKELSKELNVELEIREEDYIFVNEYGEKDDFGMAWLPQLFAVIDERPKPILTRMPINEKTLEFDLEKAKKEAKQALGL; this is translated from the coding sequence ATGTCAACAATTAAAAAACTCATATTGGTTACAGCAAAGCATCTACCTCAACATAAGTACTTTGAATTACTTGCAAAAGAATTATCTAAAGAATTAAATGTGGAATTAGAAATAAGAGAGGAGGACTACATATTTGTCAATGAATATGGCGAGAAAGATGATTTTGGAATGGCATGGTTACCACAACTATTTGCTGTTATAGATGAAAGACCAAAACCTATATTAACGAGAATGCCAATAAATGAAAAGACATTGGAATTCGATCTTGAAAAAGCAAAGAAAGAAGCAAAACAGGCACTTGGATTATAG
- a CDS encoding TGS domain protein (COGs: COG1163 GTPase~InterPro IPR006073:IPR002917:IPR004095~KEGG: smr:Smar_1281 small GTP-binding protein~PFAM: TGS domain protein; GTP-binding protein HSR1-related~SPTR: A3DP12 Small GTP-binding protein~PFAM: GTPase of unknown function; TGS domain~TIGRFAM: small GTP-binding protein domain), with amino-acid sequence MVTNLPAEARAKFAKYMDAKTPEEKLKALEEFLSYVPKHKGTENLVRWARKRMAELREEIEERKRKGGSGGTYSFFVEKEGAAQVVLVGYTKSGKSSILKSLTNANVEISEIPYTTKYPVVGMLPYEDIQFQLVEAPSIIPHGGGWNNKVIGLIKNSDGIIIVLDASKNLIEEFNNISMFLKDHGVYIERPRGYAVIERGYSGGIRIVSYGVLKCTENDVIKLLNSYRIYNAIVKIYGEVDIDDIERSLFESIIYKPTLVLVNKIDLMKSREELKELMNYIPKEIPVIGVSTVTKEGLNIIGSELFRILNIVRIYTKPPTGKPAEKPLVLKKGATVLDVAKAIHKDLFEKFSYARVWGSSVKFPGQRVGGDHVVEDGDIVEINIKK; translated from the coding sequence ATGGTTACAAACCTACCTGCAGAAGCTAGGGCTAAATTTGCTAAGTATATGGATGCAAAAACTCCTGAGGAGAAATTGAAGGCTTTGGAGGAATTTCTCTCCTATGTACCAAAACATAAAGGTACAGAAAACTTAGTTAGATGGGCTCGAAAAAGAATGGCGGAGCTTCGTGAGGAAATCGAGGAAAGGAAAAGAAAGGGTGGATCAGGAGGAACATATTCATTTTTTGTAGAGAAGGAAGGAGCAGCTCAAGTAGTATTAGTAGGGTATACAAAGAGTGGAAAGAGCTCTATTCTAAAATCTTTAACTAATGCTAATGTTGAGATTTCTGAGATACCTTATACAACTAAATACCCTGTAGTGGGAATGCTGCCTTATGAAGATATACAGTTCCAGCTAGTAGAAGCGCCATCAATAATTCCTCATGGTGGTGGATGGAATAATAAGGTAATAGGTCTTATAAAAAATAGCGATGGAATTATAATAGTATTGGATGCCTCAAAAAATTTAATAGAAGAGTTCAATAATATTTCCATGTTCTTAAAAGATCATGGGGTATATATAGAGAGACCTCGAGGTTACGCAGTAATTGAGCGTGGATATAGTGGTGGAATAAGAATTGTTAGTTATGGGGTCTTAAAATGTACTGAGAATGATGTTATAAAACTCTTAAATAGTTATCGTATATACAATGCCATTGTAAAAATATATGGAGAGGTAGATATCGATGATATTGAGAGATCGTTATTTGAATCAATAATATATAAACCAACATTAGTATTGGTAAATAAGATAGATCTAATGAAGTCAAGAGAGGAGCTAAAGGAGTTAATGAACTATATACCTAAAGAAATACCTGTTATTGGAGTATCTACGGTAACAAAAGAGGGACTTAATATCATTGGATCAGAACTATTTAGAATACTAAATATTGTGAGGATATATACAAAACCTCCAACAGGGAAACCAGCAGAAAAACCGCTGGTTCTAAAGAAGGGAGCTACGGTATTAGACGTAGCCAAGGCTATTCACAAGGATCTTTTTGAGAAATTTTCCTATGCAAGAGTATGGGGCAGTTCTGTTAAGTTTCCTGGTCAAAGGGTTGGAGGAGATCATGTTGTGGAAGATGGAGATATAGTTGAAATAAACATAAAGAAGTAG
- a CDS encoding enolase (COGs: COG0148 Enolase~InterPro IPR000941~KEGG: hbu:Hbut_0911 enolase (2-phosphoglycerate dehydratase)~PFAM: enolase~PRIAM: Phosphopyruvate hydratase~SPTR: A2BL98 Enolase~TIGRFAM: enolase~PFAM: Enolase, N-terminal domain; Enolase, C-terminal TIM barrel domain~TIGRFAM: phosphopyruvate hydratase), producing the protein MDNEYIIKYVDALQVLDSRGDPTIEVIVKTVGGGIGRAIAPAGASRGKYEAVELRDSDVRKFKGKGVTKAVNNVKNYVAPALQGIDSRRQRDVDRIIIQIDGTPNKSQIGANTAIATSLAVAKAAADTAKIPLFNYLGGARAHILPIPMLNIINGGAHAGNELAVQEFMIVPIGFDSFSEALRAAVEIYKELKTYLKAKYGALAINVGDEGGFAPPMTMVREAIEALINAIKAAGYDVENQVRISLDAAASQFFIDEKNVYKIDGKELSKEELLEYWKQLIEEYSLLSIEDPFHEEDFESYAALRRETKDRVIVVGDDLTVTNIVRLNEAIGKGAVTGVIVKPNQVGTLSETMDFIELAKSRSIITIISHRSGESEDNTIAHLAVAVSGPFIKTGAPARGERTAKYNELLRIENYLGSEAIYAGKIYRF; encoded by the coding sequence ATGGATAATGAGTATATAATAAAATATGTAGATGCATTACAAGTATTAGATTCGCGAGGAGATCCAACAATAGAGGTTATAGTTAAAACTGTTGGTGGAGGTATTGGTAGAGCAATAGCACCTGCTGGTGCTTCTAGAGGGAAGTATGAGGCTGTGGAGCTTAGAGATTCTGATGTGAGAAAGTTTAAAGGGAAGGGGGTTACAAAGGCAGTTAATAATGTGAAAAATTATGTAGCTCCAGCTTTACAAGGAATTGACTCTAGAAGACAAAGAGATGTAGATAGAATTATAATCCAGATAGATGGAACACCAAATAAGTCTCAAATAGGAGCTAATACAGCTATAGCAACAAGTCTTGCAGTAGCTAAAGCTGCAGCTGATACTGCTAAGATTCCGTTATTTAACTACTTAGGTGGTGCAAGAGCTCATATACTTCCAATTCCTATGCTAAACATCATTAACGGTGGAGCTCATGCAGGGAATGAATTAGCTGTTCAAGAATTTATGATAGTACCAATAGGTTTTGATAGCTTTTCTGAAGCATTGAGAGCCGCTGTTGAGATATATAAAGAGCTAAAAACATATCTCAAGGCAAAATATGGTGCACTAGCTATAAATGTTGGTGATGAGGGAGGATTTGCTCCGCCAATGACTATGGTTAGAGAAGCCATAGAAGCATTAATTAATGCTATAAAAGCAGCTGGATATGATGTTGAGAATCAAGTGAGGATATCATTAGATGCTGCAGCATCACAATTCTTTATCGATGAAAAGAATGTTTATAAGATAGATGGAAAGGAGTTATCAAAGGAAGAACTTCTTGAATATTGGAAGCAACTTATAGAGGAATATTCATTATTAAGCATAGAAGATCCATTTCATGAAGAAGACTTTGAATCTTATGCAGCGTTAAGGAGAGAAACAAAGGATAGAGTAATTGTTGTTGGTGATGATTTAACAGTGACTAATATTGTGAGATTAAATGAAGCTATAGGCAAGGGAGCTGTAACAGGTGTTATAGTTAAGCCAAACCAAGTTGGAACACTTAGTGAGACAATGGACTTTATAGAGTTAGCTAAATCAAGATCTATAATAACTATTATTAGTCATAGAAGTGGTGAAAGTGAAGATAATACTATTGCACATCTTGCAGTAGCGGTTTCAGGACCCTTTATAAAGACAGGTGCTCCTGCCAGGGGTGAAAGGACTGCAAAGTATAATGAGCTTCTAAGAATAGAGAATTATCTTGGTTCTGAAGCTATATATGCAGGCAAGATATATAGATTCTAA
- a CDS encoding conserved hypothetical protein (KEGG: iho:Igni_1396 hypothetical protein~SPTR: A8ACC0 Putative uncharacterized protein) translates to MARKQQEYNICPRCGTKASPTRTWQLIAPLPDSQGRITITIMGAYECPNCGYKWRGVVSKMKVGSDSIEIESGKKGIKLSSDEKSTSSRQGNIIELDLDEVLAEEE, encoded by the coding sequence ATGGCAAGAAAACAACAAGAATACAATATATGTCCAAGATGTGGCACAAAGGCTTCTCCAACAAGAACTTGGCAACTTATAGCACCACTACCAGATAGTCAAGGAAGGATTACTATAACCATTATGGGAGCATATGAATGTCCAAACTGTGGATATAAATGGAGAGGTGTTGTCTCTAAAATGAAGGTAGGGAGTGATAGTATAGAGATAGAAAGTGGGAAAAAAGGTATAAAACTATCGAGTGATGAAAAAAGTACATCTTCTAGACAAGGAAATATCATTGAATTAGACTTAGATGAGGTCTTGGCTGAAGAAGAGTGA
- a CDS encoding putative phage repressor (InterPro IPR001733:IPR019759~KEGG: ape:APE_1796.1 signal peptidase~PFAM: Peptidase S24/S26A/S26B, conserved region~SPTR: Q9YAZ9 Signal peptidase~TIGRFAM: peptidase S26B, signal peptidase~PFAM: Peptidase S24-like~TIGRFAM: signal peptidase I, archaeal type): MRTSIGKYIVNILLLLLLVFLLYVNISYYIFGQVTLAVVNGRSMYPLLHNGDIVIILPFKDIKLGDVIIFKNDADELVIHRVIAILECDNGSKLYITKGDNNPLNDIDSGIISKKSVSCNVIRSYILKGYEQFVRRTSRGIPLNRIVGKVLSIDGNIIKITGLPVLGS; the protein is encoded by the coding sequence GTGAGAACTAGTATAGGCAAGTATATAGTAAATATATTGTTACTGTTGCTCCTAGTGTTTTTACTCTATGTAAACATATCATACTATATCTTTGGCCAAGTAACTCTAGCAGTAGTTAATGGCAGAAGCATGTACCCATTATTACATAACGGAGATATTGTCATAATACTACCATTTAAGGACATAAAGCTAGGTGATGTAATAATATTCAAGAACGATGCAGATGAACTTGTAATACACAGGGTAATAGCTATATTAGAGTGTGACAATGGTTCTAAATTATATATCACTAAAGGTGATAACAATCCTCTTAATGATATTGATAGTGGAATTATATCGAAAAAGAGTGTATCATGTAATGTTATTAGAAGCTATATACTAAAAGGCTATGAACAATTCGTAAGAAGAACCTCTCGTGGAATACCATTAAATAGAATAGTTGGTAAGGTTCTTAGCATCGATGGTAATATAATAAAAATTACAGGGTTACCTGTTCTAGGAAGTTAG